One genomic window of Candidatus Eisenbacteria bacterium includes the following:
- the recA gene encoding recombinase RecA yields MKEVHTGSAQALESTLAQIEKQYGKGAIMRLGADGVQEEIEIIPTGSLSLDIALGAGGVPRGRVIEIYGPESSGKTTLILHVIANAQRRGGMAAFIDAEHALDPSYARKLGVDIDSLLVSQPDTGEQALEICEMLVRSGSIDVIAIDSVAALVPRAEIEGEMGDSHVGLQARLMSQALRKLAGITHKSKTSIIFSNQIRMKIGVMFGNPETTSGGNALKFYSSVRMDIRRIASIKNGDQVVGNRTKVKVVKNKIAPPFRIAEFDIMYGEGISREGDLIDLGVEHEVLQKSGTWLSFGEERIGQGRENAKRFLKDYPEVADNIETMIRERVGLLPKTEKLDGKDEPLDE; encoded by the coding sequence ATGAAGGAAGTCCATACGGGCTCCGCGCAGGCGCTCGAATCGACTCTCGCGCAAATCGAGAAACAGTACGGCAAGGGGGCGATCATGCGCCTCGGCGCCGACGGGGTGCAGGAAGAGATCGAGATCATCCCGACCGGCTCCCTCTCGCTGGACATCGCCCTCGGCGCCGGCGGCGTGCCCCGCGGCCGGGTGATCGAGATCTACGGTCCCGAGTCTTCCGGGAAGACCACGCTGATTCTTCACGTGATCGCCAACGCGCAGCGCCGAGGGGGCATGGCCGCCTTCATCGACGCCGAACACGCCCTCGATCCCTCCTACGCCCGCAAACTCGGCGTGGACATCGACAGCCTGCTCGTCTCCCAGCCGGACACGGGAGAGCAGGCCCTCGAAATCTGCGAGATGCTGGTGCGGTCCGGGTCGATCGACGTGATCGCCATCGATTCGGTGGCGGCGCTCGTTCCCCGCGCCGAGATCGAGGGGGAGATGGGTGATTCCCACGTGGGGTTGCAGGCGCGGCTCATGTCGCAGGCGCTCCGTAAACTCGCCGGCATCACCCATAAGTCGAAAACGTCGATCATCTTCTCCAACCAGATTCGAATGAAGATCGGCGTCATGTTCGGCAACCCCGAGACCACCTCGGGCGGCAACGCGCTCAAGTTCTACTCCTCGGTCCGCATGGACATCCGGCGGATCGCGTCGATCAAGAACGGCGACCAAGTGGTGGGGAACCGGACCAAGGTGAAGGTGGTCAAGAACAAGATCGCCCCGCCCTTCCGCATCGCCGAGTTCGACATCATGTACGGCGAGGGTATCTCCCGCGAGGGGGATCTGATCGACCTGGGGGTGGAGCACGAGGTCCTGCAAAAGTCCGGCACCTGGCTCAGCTTCGGCGAGGAGCGGATCGGCCAGGGGCGCGAGAACGCCAAGCGTTTCCTCAAGGACTACCCCGAAGTCGCGGACAACATTGAAACCATGATCCGGGAGAGGGTGGGCCTTCTCCCGAAGACGGAGAAACTCGATGGGAAAGACGAGCCGCTGGACGAGTGA